GTGTTTTCCCTCATCTTAAGCTAGTGAGGAGATAGATTAGATATGATTTCATAAACCCGTGAAAAATATCATGTGATTtggcttgtttgatccattcaTTTCTGCAAGCCCAGAGCGCCTCTGTTTGCTTTGCGAGTCTTCAAGACTCATCTTTTTATGTTATTCTTCGTAATGTTAAAATTCGATCATTATACTCACTGTCATATCATGGGGGTTACCTTCAGTGGAATTATTGATTGGCTTCAGCAAACACGTTCTTTGAGCCTTTTCTTTTTGAGCAAGTTCTTTGAGCCTCTCATTGTTATTGAAAGGTCTTGAATTAGCGAGAGACTACTTTGTCTTATTGTCTGCACAATGTCAGTTTACTTTGTCTTCATCccattttgcagtaaattatTCTCTACTGTGATGGCTTTGTAAGACAAGACATAAGATGCTCTAGCACAGTAGAGAATAATTTAGACTATTGTTTTTAATCTTAGCACTAGCTAGCAACCACAAGGATTGTCTGTCCTGGAATAGAAAAATACTGGTTACATGAATTTATTGTCATAATTATATTTGCTTACACCGTTAAcatatgattataaaataagtaTGGGACCGATTTGTTATACATATAGACATTTATGTAACATGAAAGTCCATGCATCCAAGTTGTTCTTAACTATTAGGAAGTAGGATATGTACCTATGGAACTTATGGCTTATGGACTCATGGAAGTGGATGTATACTATAATTGCTTATTCGTGATCTACCTTTGAGACCCATtacagattttatattttatgtcagAGAGTTCACACACATACATGCACAAACTTCATTACAAAGATGTTTCTAACCAAATAATactatattcttttatttttgaaaagtatGATACATATGTATATTGCATACATACATGAACGTGTACTGCCTTCCCTTGCACTCATGACACATgcttatttattatttctatCGTCTGTATGGTCTATTCAGTGTGCTATATACCTTCATTGATCATATAACGTGAAGACATAATAGAGAGAACTAAGACTTAATATGTGCGTAGATTGTATTAAGATGACCGAATTATTATTCAATAAGATCATATATACTTTTAgctaacaaaaaatattagacTTAaagtttgttattatttttatttttatacattgtcATAACTTTAATACTTTATGTTAGTTATacatatgtttttgtttctatATCATACGATGGTGTTAATTATCAAAAGATTAGAAACAATAGTTTAGAGCAGAATTCGAATTCAACGTATAAGACAATGAACAAGAGTAATCATAGTTTTGAGTTTCATGATTTCAAACTTGAGGAATAAAGTTAGCTAATGGCCACTGTCGCTAAAGATATTATGCATATTAATAATATGAGAATCATAATGATGAAATGAAGTTAGTcttgtttaaaatatatgaaagtaAATAGAAGAAGGAACCTCGCATTCAAGCAATGCTTAGAGTTTTAGCACCCAGTTCCCTTAAGAAATAAGTGAAGCAGTTCTCAAGAAAAAACGATGGCCCAACAGATCAATTTTGTCTTCTTAGTATTATTTTCTCGTGTTTACTTAGACGTTTTAACATGGGGAGTAAGTAGTGGTTGTAGGGCTGAGATTCGAGATCGGTTCGTACACAatgcattttatcttttatggTGCATTGCAATGAGgggtctttttctctttaacaGCTGCAATGAGGTGTCTTAATCGCGAGTGTTTACATTATGAATGGAATTCATTTGAAATAAAATGTTCTTAAAAAGCAAAAAGGACTACAGAGAAAAAAGACATGTCTAAACTCTATAAAGACTTAGAACAAAAACTAAAGCACTCGCGATTTCGCATTTGCTGATGAAAGAAAAGTCGTGCCCTTTGGATTTGAGATATTATTCCACTTCATGTTTGGCCCACGCGTCTTGCTTTTCCTgcatttatttttatgataatgGGTGATAAGtgtttattaaaatgaaaaactttatgatatgatattttctttatttgaaAAACTTCCATTATGTGATGAAACTGATGAACTACTATCAGTACTAAAAAAAAGAGCTTATATGTGCTTAAAATTACCGGTTATTCTTCAAGTTCAGTTTCGTTTTTGTGTGTGACAATAATTAGATAATATGAAACTGGGAAGGGAAGGAAAAAAAGGGAAACCCACTCCCTGACCATGTGCCCATCCCCATGAACTAAAATTTAGAAGACTATTCAGAAAACAAAgaggtaaaataaaatttcaataattgaaaaataatagacCAATAAGCCACACAGAAAAAGTGTGGCAGCAATATTGTAAAATGCATATAGGCGTTATAATAGAATTAAATGTATTTAATTTGTATATACATTGTAAAATGTCATTTCACCTACAAATTATGTAGTCATGGAAAGTGACAAATGACCATAATAGAACCTTCAAAGAAAATCTAACAAAGCCTATATCAAAAACGAATAGATTTACTATAAAGCTTGAAGCTAGACATTACATCCCAACCATCAGAATTATTGACCAAGTCATGTATATAGTATATCTAAAAGGATTGCTAAAttcaaaaaacattaatttcacGTTTTTATCGGGCCTTATTTTTGTGTACTAGTTTTGAATCGTAATAAGTACTAAGAAATAGCCACACAGTAATTTGTTTTGATCGAATTTCTTTTATttggggtgcaacacgagggaCACAGTATATTATATAAATCCAATACATGATTATCAGGAAAATTTGAATTCCAAGAGTATTCGTTTGTATTCCATGCAgacaaatatatgtatattacgtgtgtgaatttgattttgaaaagTACTTATCATTGTCATATATTAATTTCCACGCATTTTGTAATTTGtaggaaataaaattaaaaataccaCAAAGACTAGAACCTTATTCCTAAATCATTTAGTCatcaattaatattaatatacatttgTATATCATATAATGTGGATCTCAATGATTTTCGGTTAACATGTGGAAGTAATAAATTGCCACACTTCTTCAATCAATATAAAAAAAGACATTTAAACAAGTCCAAAGTTATAAAAATCTGTAAATgatatttgaccaaaaaaaaattggtttcaCTGACAATGATATGGATTTCAGAGCTTTATATCAACTAAtcataatcaataaaaaaaattaaaatagtaaaatgaTGAAAATGGCTTGGAATCtaatcaatatataaatttatgagaGAAACCCAAAATCTAAGCAAAACccttctcactctctctctctgaagCACATGATAAAAAGTCTCAGAGACAGCTCTTCTCAATTGAGAGAAACTCTTCCGGAACAATCAGAGTCTGAGAAAACATGTCccaacatcttcttctcatTCTCCTCTCGCTTCTCTTCATTCTTATTAATCCCATTTCCGCCTCTCCAATTATCCAAAAATTCAAAGAAGCCCCACAGTTTTACAATTCAGCTGATTGCCCCATAATCGATCCGGGAGACGATGACGATGACGTGGCGGCGAAGCCAATCTTCTGCTCCCGTCGAGCCGTCCACGTGGCGATGACACTCGACACAGCCTACATTCGCGGCTCAGTCGCCGCCGTCCTCTCCGTCCTCCAACACTCCTCTTGCCCGGAGAACATCGTTTTCCACTTCGTCGCCTCCGCTTCCGCCGACGCGTCGTCTCTACGCTCCACCGTCTCCGCCTCGTTCCCTTACCTGGACTTCACCGTCTACGTCTTCAACGTCTCCACCGTCTCCCGCCTCATCTCCTCCTCCATCCGCTCCGCCTTAGACTGTCCGTTAAACTACGCCCGGAGCTACCTCGCCGACCTCCTCCCGCCGTGCGTCCGCCGCGTCGTCTACTTAGACTCCGACCTAATCCTCGTCGACGACATCGCCAAACTCGCCGCCACGGATCTCGGCCGAGACTCCGTCCTCGCCGCGCCGGAGTACTGCAACGCCAACTTCACCTCCTACTTCACCTCGGCTTTCTGGTCTAACCCGACGCTCTCGTTAACATTCGCCGATCGTAAGGCGTGCTACTTCAACACCGGAGTCATGGTGATCGATCTCTCGCGGTGGCGCGAAGGCGCGTACACCGCACGCATCGAGGAGTGGATGGCGATGCAAAAGAGAATAAGGATTTACCAGCTAGGTTCGTTACCGCCGTTTTTATTGGTATTCGCGGGTTTGATTAAACCGGTTAATCACCGGTGGAACCAGCACGGTTTAGGGGGAGATAATTTTCGAGGACTGTGTCGGGATCTGCATCCTGGTCCGGTGAGTTTGTTGCATTGGAGTGGGAAAGGTAAGCCATGGGCTAGGCTTGACGCAGGTCGTCCTTGTCCTTTAGATGCGCTTTGGTCTCCGTACGATCTACTTCAAACACCATTCGCTTTGGATTCTTGACCAGTTTGGTTTACTTATTATACCGGTACATACATACACGTATAAATATACTACAtgtgaattttttgtttgtatgaTGTAAATCTATTCATAAATCGTgacaagaaacaaaacaaaagtacATTTTGGTTCTATTCGTTGTTGTTCTCATCGGTTTTGGTCGGAATATACAAAAAgtggaatttttaaaaaatggaggCGATTGAAATTACGCGAGTTTAGAGGCGGCAAATCGCTGTGTTTGCGTTTGCATGTTGGAATATGGAAGTATGGAACAAATATATCTTTTGAATAACGATTCGAGATTCTGATACAAAAACCAGTTTCAACTGATTAATGGTTGTATTAAACATTCAAACTGAGGCATGCTATTGTAGAAAAAACAATGTTCAGAAAATTGCTAGCTGATAATTATGTACTTTTAGGGAATTAGTATTTAGAAGAGCGCCTAGAAACAGTCTAGAACTATTTCGTTTATGATCGATTTGTCGTCTGGACGTATAAGCGCAGTCTAAACCTATTTTTAAAAGaatcgaaaaaatatttacattttgtgtCAAAGTATAGAAATGAACAATAATCAAATAGAGATGGTTGAATTATTGGATGTTTATAAGCCGCAACTGTCAACGTTTGCGTTGCATATATGGGACAATGAATGAGAGTAAATGGAACATTTTAGAAACATAATTTCATGTATGCCCAACCTTACAAAAACTGCAGTATTATTGTGAATAAAAAGAAGGGACATGATGTTCGATAGACCGATTCTATGTGTAGATGGTTCATAGGTCGAGGCCTCGAGGGGGCACATGTGTTGCCCCTTTTTCGACGTTCTATTGTCCGTCTTTAAAACAAAAGCATGTGTCTTAAGTTCTGTCTCCTCCACGTATATTTCCATGAGCTCCTTATGTGTGGACGGTGGATCCACAAGAAAACCAAAATGCAAACATTTTGCGAAACTGTTCTTTGTATGGAAATAGATAAAGAATAAGATTACTACAATTAATTCGTAACCAGGGAGGTGCTCGTTTGAAGCTTGTAACGAGAGACTACAATGCAGATACGTAGTCTTTAACTTGTTAATTAAATGTGTTTAGTTTAAAGAAATAATTGAAGACAAAAAAGTGTCGGTGATGTGAGCAAGAGAAGGTGATAAAGCACGAGCAAAGTCCCATCATACATTTATGTAAAAGTTGTTTGACCTTTGAGCCTTCTTtcatcatctttctttcttattaACTCTACATTCCTCGTGtgtaagagcatcattaaccctAACAACTCATTAGGGGTGCttaaattatttcttttttttttatttttttctgactaaaaaaaattttttttttaaaaagtgacTAATAGCGGGCCGTTACGTGTCGGTAGGGCCCacaaacagaacaaaacaacgACGCTTAAAAAAGCATCAGAAGCGCTggtgcttcttcttctctttccttcttttttttgattaaaaaattgcTAACAACTCCTTAAGCAACCATGGATAATGGTGGTCtaacactttaaaaaaaaatcattcctaCAGAATGTATATTATAAGATATTAATACATCAAAATGGAAAATTATTTAGTCTACAATATCAAGTTGAGTGACTTCTGAGCTTTCCGAAGCAACACATGACAATGACATTGACTATGGACACACTCTGTCCCAAACAAAACCGAACCAGACCGGAACAAGATCTCCGGTATGGCAGATAAGAAACACAAATCAAAGGTAGGTTTGTGGTTTT
The sequence above is drawn from the Brassica napus cultivar Da-Ae chromosome A8, Da-Ae, whole genome shotgun sequence genome and encodes:
- the LOC106361956 gene encoding probable galacturonosyltransferase-like 1, producing MSQHLLLILLSLLFILINPISASPIIQKFKEAPQFYNSADCPIIDPGDDDDDVAAKPIFCSRRAVHVAMTLDTAYIRGSVAAVLSVLQHSSCPENIVFHFVASASADASSLRSTVSASFPYLDFTVYVFNVSTVSRLISSSIRSALDCPLNYARSYLADLLPPCVRRVVYLDSDLILVDDIAKLAATDLGRDSVLAAPEYCNANFTSYFTSAFWSNPTLSLTFADRKACYFNTGVMVIDLSRWREGAYTARIEEWMAMQKRIRIYQLGSLPPFLLVFAGLIKPVNHRWNQHGLGGDNFRGLCRDLHPGPVSLLHWSGKGKPWARLDAGRPCPLDALWSPYDLLQTPFALDS